The proteins below come from a single Eubacterium limosum genomic window:
- a CDS encoding transglutaminase-like domain-containing protein: MNNMQALKTNLPEDIALLKAWGDFDKAAELIKKYLTRPIPKALAERLTLELDILAELPMQYPYPYDEALKMMQEKVPGFTREDLETLKDDGYADWIYVNGVVHFQDMFVASIAKTVPKYKDIEVDEDQKTIEVSPVEILDETVNEMIEKGEKNYFIHIRHTVKIKKEAEELGNQIRVYLPIPQNADQISNIKLIDISPEPVKIADETYGQRTVYFEKPLEAGDTFTVEYSYENHAKYVKLDPDKVDAKQPDFETQELLPHIVFSPYIRALCEELTGGETNPLIKARKIYDFITTRVHYSYVREYLTITNIPDYMATGLKGDCGIQALLFITLCRCAGIPAKWQSGSYVNPASIGNHDWAMFYIAPYGWLHCDCSFGGSAYRNGAENRWNFYFGNLEPFRMSANSEFQLDFDPPKTYLRADPYDNQRGECEYENRRLTFHDFDEERVIVEMFPID, from the coding sequence ATGAACAACATGCAAGCCCTTAAAACAAACCTGCCCGAGGACATTGCCCTGCTCAAAGCCTGGGGCGACTTTGACAAAGCGGCAGAGCTCATTAAAAAATATCTGACACGCCCCATTCCAAAGGCCCTGGCCGAACGTCTTACGCTGGAGCTGGACATATTGGCCGAGCTGCCTATGCAGTACCCCTACCCCTATGACGAGGCCCTGAAGATGATGCAGGAAAAGGTTCCAGGTTTTACCCGTGAAGACCTGGAAACCCTCAAAGATGACGGCTATGCCGACTGGATTTATGTGAACGGCGTCGTGCATTTCCAGGACATGTTTGTGGCCAGCATTGCCAAGACCGTTCCGAAATACAAGGATATCGAGGTGGATGAAGACCAGAAGACCATCGAGGTAAGCCCAGTGGAAATCCTGGACGAAACCGTCAACGAAATGATTGAAAAGGGTGAAAAGAACTATTTTATCCACATCCGCCACACGGTTAAAATCAAAAAAGAAGCCGAGGAGCTGGGCAACCAAATCCGTGTTTACCTGCCCATTCCGCAGAACGCCGACCAGATCAGCAATATCAAGCTCATCGACATCTCACCAGAGCCGGTCAAGATTGCGGACGAAACCTATGGCCAGCGCACCGTCTACTTTGAAAAGCCACTGGAGGCGGGCGACACTTTTACCGTAGAATACTCCTATGAAAACCACGCGAAATACGTTAAGCTGGACCCGGACAAGGTGGACGCAAAGCAGCCGGATTTTGAAACCCAGGAGCTTCTGCCCCACATTGTCTTTTCACCTTATATCCGCGCCCTGTGCGAGGAGCTGACCGGCGGCGAAACCAATCCGCTCATCAAGGCCCGTAAGATTTATGACTTTATCACCACCCGGGTGCACTACTCCTACGTGCGTGAGTACCTGACCATCACCAACATACCGGACTACATGGCCACCGGGCTCAAGGGCGACTGCGGCATTCAGGCCCTGCTGTTCATTACCCTGTGCCGCTGCGCGGGCATCCCGGCCAAATGGCAGTCTGGCTCCTATGTCAATCCGGCCAGCATCGGCAATCACGACTGGGCCATGTTCTACATCGCGCCCTATGGCTGGCTGCACTGTGACTGCTCCTTTGGGGGCAGCGCCTACAGAAATGGCGCCGAAAACCGCTGGAATTTCTATTTCGGCAATCTGGAGCCTTTCCGTATGTCGGCCAATTCCGAATTCCAGCTGGACTTTGATCCGCCGAAAACCTACCTGCGGGCCGACCCCTACGACAACCAGCGCGGCGAATGTGAATACGAAAACCGCCGCCTTACTTTCCATGATTTTGACGAGGAACGTGTGATCGTGGAAATGTTCCCCATTGATTAA